Proteins from one Algicella marina genomic window:
- the pyc gene encoding pyruvate carboxylase, translating to MRTIKKILIANRGEIAIRVMRAANEMGKKTVAVYAEEDKLGLHRFKADEAYRIGEGLGPVAAYLAIDEIIRVAKMSGADAVHPGYGLLSENPDLVDACVANGIAFIGPKAETMRALGDKASARKVAMEAGVPVIPATEVLPDDMDEVRRMADEIGYPFMLKASWGGGGRGMRPIMSADELEEKVLEGRREAENAFGNGEGYLEKLVQRARHVEVQILGDEMGGMYHLWERDCSVQRRNQKVVERAPAPYLSDVQREELCALGKKICAHVGYRCAGTVEFLMDMDEGKFYFIEVNPRVQVEHTVTEEVTGIDIVRAQILLAEGKSISEATGKASQYDVTLNGHALQCRITTEDPQNNFIPDYGRITAYRGATGMGIRLDGGTAYSGAVITRYYDSLLEKVTAWAPTPEAAIRRMDRALREFRIRGVSTNIAFVENLLKHPTFLDNSYTTKFIDTTPELYDFAPRRDRATRILNYIADISVNGHPETVGRAKPPAHAKAPKPPVLPGTTPPAGSRTLLEEKGPKAVADWMLAQDRLLITDTAMRDGHQSLLATRMRSYDMIQIAPAYSEMLPELFSVECWGGATFDVAYRFLQECPWQRLRDIRDKMPNLMTQMLLRASNGVGYTNYPDNVVEKFVAQAADSGMDLFRVFDPLNWVENMRLSMDAVLETGKVLEAAICYTGDILDPDRQKYSLKYYVDLAKELEAAGTHILCLKDMGGLVKPEAARALVKALKDEISIPIHFHTHDTSGVSAASVLAAAEAGVDAVDAAMDAFSGLTSQPCLGSIVEALRNTGRDTKLSPDAIREISTYWEDVRNQYAAFESDMKSGTAEVYLHEMPGGQVTNLRAQARSMGLEDRWHEVAKTYADVNQMFGDVIKVTPIAKTVGDMALTMVSGGLSKEDVLNPDKDVSFPDSVVTFMKGEVGQPYGGFPKALQKKVLKGAKPIKVRPGSLMEPVDLEATRKALSEELDGVEIDDEDLCGYLMYPKVFTDYMTRHAVYGPVRALPTPVFFYGMEPGQEISAEIDPGKTLEVRLSAIGETNHEGEVRVFFELNGQPRTVRVSDRSVTATLETRPKADPTNADHIAAPMPGLIASVAVTVGQEVAEGDLLCTMEAMKMETGIYADRAAKVKAVHVSAAAQVDAKDLLIELE from the coding sequence ATGCGCACCATCAAGAAAATCCTGATTGCCAACCGTGGCGAGATCGCCATCCGCGTGATGCGCGCCGCCAACGAGATGGGCAAGAAGACGGTTGCCGTTTACGCCGAGGAAGACAAGCTGGGTCTGCACCGCTTCAAGGCGGATGAGGCCTACCGGATCGGCGAGGGGCTGGGCCCGGTGGCGGCGTATCTGGCCATCGACGAGATCATCCGGGTGGCGAAGATGAGCGGTGCGGATGCGGTGCATCCGGGCTATGGGCTGCTTTCCGAAAACCCCGACCTGGTTGATGCCTGCGTGGCCAATGGCATCGCCTTCATCGGGCCGAAGGCGGAGACGATGCGGGCGCTGGGCGACAAGGCGAGCGCGCGGAAGGTGGCTATGGAAGCCGGGGTGCCGGTGATTCCGGCAACCGAGGTGCTGCCTGATGACATGGATGAGGTGCGCCGGATGGCCGACGAGATCGGCTATCCGTTCATGCTCAAGGCCTCCTGGGGTGGTGGTGGCCGGGGGATGCGGCCGATCATGAGCGCGGACGAGTTGGAAGAGAAGGTGCTGGAGGGCCGGCGCGAGGCCGAGAACGCCTTCGGCAACGGCGAGGGGTACCTCGAAAAACTGGTGCAGAGGGCGCGGCACGTCGAAGTGCAGATCCTCGGTGACGAGATGGGCGGCATGTACCATCTGTGGGAGCGGGACTGTTCGGTTCAGCGCCGCAACCAGAAGGTGGTGGAGCGCGCGCCGGCGCCGTATCTTTCCGACGTGCAGCGCGAGGAATTGTGTGCGCTGGGCAAGAAGATCTGTGCGCATGTCGGCTATCGCTGCGCGGGTACCGTCGAATTCCTGATGGATATGGACGAGGGCAAGTTCTACTTCATCGAAGTGAACCCCCGTGTGCAGGTGGAGCACACCGTTACCGAGGAGGTGACGGGCATCGACATTGTTCGGGCGCAAATTCTGCTGGCCGAGGGCAAGAGCATTTCGGAGGCGACGGGCAAGGCCAGCCAGTATGACGTGACGCTGAACGGCCATGCGTTGCAATGCCGGATCACCACGGAAGATCCGCAGAACAACTTCATCCCTGATTACGGACGTATCACTGCCTACCGCGGTGCGACTGGCATGGGCATCCGACTCGATGGCGGTACGGCTTATTCCGGCGCGGTGATCACGCGCTACTACGACAGCCTTCTGGAGAAGGTGACGGCGTGGGCGCCGACGCCGGAGGCGGCCATCCGGCGGATGGACCGGGCGTTGCGCGAGTTCCGAATTCGCGGGGTCTCGACCAATATCGCCTTTGTCGAGAATCTTCTGAAGCATCCGACGTTCCTCGACAACAGCTACACGACCAAGTTCATCGATACGACGCCGGAACTTTACGACTTCGCGCCGCGGCGCGACCGGGCGACGCGGATCCTGAACTATATCGCTGACATCAGTGTCAACGGGCATCCGGAAACGGTGGGCCGGGCGAAGCCGCCGGCGCATGCCAAGGCGCCGAAGCCGCCGGTGCTGCCGGGGACGACCCCGCCAGCAGGGTCACGGACACTGCTGGAGGAAAAGGGGCCGAAGGCTGTTGCCGACTGGATGCTGGCGCAGGACCGTTTGCTGATTACGGATACGGCGATGCGGGACGGGCACCAGAGCCTGCTTGCCACGCGGATGCGCAGCTATGACATGATCCAGATCGCGCCGGCGTATTCAGAGATGTTGCCGGAGTTGTTTTCCGTCGAATGCTGGGGCGGGGCGACCTTCGACGTGGCCTATCGCTTCCTGCAGGAATGCCCGTGGCAGCGGTTGCGGGATATTCGGGACAAGATGCCGAACCTGATGACGCAGATGCTGCTGCGCGCGTCCAACGGGGTCGGCTACACCAACTACCCCGACAACGTGGTCGAGAAATTCGTGGCGCAGGCCGCGGACAGCGGCATGGACCTCTTCCGCGTGTTCGACCCGCTGAACTGGGTGGAGAACATGCGGCTTTCGATGGATGCCGTGCTGGAGACGGGGAAGGTGCTGGAGGCGGCGATCTGCTACACTGGCGACATTCTGGACCCGGACCGGCAGAAATACTCGCTGAAGTATTATGTCGATCTGGCCAAGGAGCTGGAGGCGGCGGGCACGCATATCCTCTGCCTGAAGGACATGGGTGGGCTGGTGAAGCCCGAGGCTGCGCGCGCGCTGGTGAAGGCGTTAAAGGACGAGATCTCCATTCCGATCCACTTCCATACACACGATACTTCGGGCGTCTCGGCGGCTTCGGTGCTGGCGGCGGCAGAGGCAGGTGTTGATGCGGTGGACGCGGCGATGGACGCGTTCTCCGGCCTCACTTCACAGCCCTGTCTCGGGTCCATTGTCGAAGCGCTACGCAATACGGGCCGCGACACGAAACTGTCGCCGGACGCGATCCGCGAGATTTCGACCTATTGGGAGGACGTTCGCAACCAGTACGCGGCCTTCGAGTCCGACATGAAATCCGGTACGGCGGAAGTGTATCTGCACGAGATGCCTGGCGGGCAGGTCACCAACCTGCGCGCGCAGGCGCGGAGCATGGGCCTGGAGGACCGCTGGCATGAGGTCGCCAAGACCTATGCCGACGTGAACCAGATGTTCGGTGATGTGATCAAGGTGACGCCGATCGCCAAGACGGTTGGTGACATGGCGCTGACGATGGTTTCCGGCGGGCTGAGCAAGGAAGACGTGCTGAACCCGGACAAGGATGTGTCCTTCCCGGATTCCGTGGTCACCTTCATGAAAGGGGAGGTCGGCCAGCCGTATGGCGGTTTCCCCAAAGCATTGCAGAAGAAGGTGCTGAAGGGGGCGAAGCCTATCAAGGTGCGCCCCGGTTCGCTGATGGAGCCGGTCGATCTGGAAGCGACGCGCAAGGCTTTGAGCGAGGAACTGGACGGCGTGGAGATCGACGACGAGGATCTGTGCGGTTACCTGATGTATCCCAAGGTCTTTACGGATTACATGACGCGCCATGCCGTCTATGGGCCGGTACGGGCGCTGCCGACGCCGGTGTTTTTCTACGGGATGGAGCCGGGCCAGGAGATAAGTGCGGAGATCGATCCGGGCAAAACGCTGGAGGTGCGGCTGTCGGCCATCGGCGAGACCAACCACGAGGGCGAGGTGCGGGTTTTCTTCGAACTCAACGGTCAGCCGAGGACGGTGCGGGTTTCCGACCGCTCGGTGACGGCGACGCTGGAGACGCGGCCCAAGGCGGACCCGACCAATGCGGACCACATCGCCGCACCGATGCCGGGGCTGATTGCCTCGGTTGCCGTGACCGTGGGGCAGGAGGTTGCGGAAGGTGATCTTCTGTGCACCATGGAGGCCATGAAAATGGAGACCGGCATCTACGCCGATCGCGCCGCAAAGGTGAAAGCCGTGCATGTGAGCGCGGCGGCGCAGGTGGATGCCAAGGATCTGCTGATCGAGCTGGAATGA
- the rbsK gene encoding ribokinase: protein MSRIVVLGVFAADAIYRGSRLPAMGETVLGSAFALGPGGKGSNQAVAAGKLGADVSLITRLGKDAFAKIAYDTWADAGVTPVVVEDPEAYTGSAFIFVDDRSGENAIIICPGAAGDLGPEDILRAEELVRGADVFLAQLEQPLAAALAGVRIAADSGVTTILNPAPAQRLPANLLRDLTYITPNESEAEALTGVAVHDLATARQAGDALLALGVSAAVITLGAEGALLHSAERSEHVPGVSAGPVVDTTGAGDAFNGAFAVALSEGAEPVEAARFACAAAGLSVTRKGAATSSPRRTEVDALLAG, encoded by the coding sequence ATGAGCCGGATCGTGGTGCTGGGCGTGTTCGCCGCCGACGCGATCTATCGCGGGTCGCGGCTGCCGGCGATGGGCGAGACAGTGCTTGGCTCCGCTTTTGCGCTGGGGCCGGGAGGCAAGGGTTCGAACCAGGCGGTGGCGGCCGGCAAGCTGGGGGCCGATGTTTCGCTGATCACCCGACTGGGCAAGGATGCCTTCGCGAAGATCGCCTATGACACCTGGGCAGACGCCGGTGTGACACCGGTGGTCGTCGAGGATCCGGAAGCCTATACCGGATCGGCGTTCATTTTCGTCGATGACCGGAGCGGAGAGAACGCGATCATCATCTGTCCGGGCGCGGCGGGCGATCTTGGCCCGGAAGATATCCTGCGAGCGGAGGAGCTGGTGCGTGGGGCGGACGTGTTTCTGGCGCAGCTGGAGCAGCCGCTGGCGGCGGCGCTGGCGGGTGTGCGGATCGCGGCGGATTCCGGGGTGACGACGATCCTGAACCCGGCGCCAGCGCAGCGGTTGCCGGCAAATCTATTGCGTGACCTGACCTATATTACGCCGAACGAGAGCGAGGCCGAAGCGCTGACAGGCGTGGCCGTACACGATCTGGCGACGGCGCGGCAGGCGGGGGACGCCTTGCTGGCGCTGGGCGTTTCGGCGGCGGTGATCACGCTGGGCGCGGAGGGAGCCTTGCTGCATTCGGCGGAACGCTCCGAACACGTGCCGGGGGTTTCGGCCGGGCCGGTCGTGGATACGACCGGGGCAGGCGATGCCTTCAACGGGGCGTTCGCTGTGGCGCTGTCGGAAGGTGCGGAGCCGGTCGAAGCTGCGCGGTTCGCCTGTGCGGCTGCCGGCTTGAGCGTGACACGCAAAGGCGCGGCGACTTCCAGCCCGCGGCGGACGGAAGTCGATGCCTTGCTGGCGGGGTAA
- a CDS encoding SDR family NAD(P)-dependent oxidoreductase, giving the protein MDLPRTPSFRLDGRRALVTGASSGIGLGCAVALAEVGAHVVLAARRAAMLDDAVRAMRDAGWSAEALVLDVADVAATAAAVAAGGPFDVLVNSAGLARHGASLETTEADYDAVSALNQKGAYFLAQAVAKGLVAAGRSGSLITISSQMAHVSGPERAVYSGTKHGVEGFTKGMAIEWGRYGIRVNTICPTFIRTALTESTFRNPDLLAWLEEKIKLGRVGRVEDIMGAVVFLASDASALVTGTSLLVDGGWTAE; this is encoded by the coding sequence ATGGACCTGCCGCGGACACCTTCGTTCCGACTGGACGGGAGACGGGCGCTGGTGACTGGGGCCTCCTCCGGGATCGGATTGGGTTGTGCGGTCGCGCTGGCGGAGGTGGGGGCTCATGTGGTGCTTGCGGCCCGGCGGGCGGCGATGCTGGACGACGCGGTAAGGGCCATGCGCGACGCGGGCTGGAGTGCCGAGGCGCTGGTGCTGGATGTCGCCGATGTGGCGGCGACTGCTGCGGCAGTGGCCGCCGGTGGGCCGTTTGACGTACTTGTGAATTCGGCGGGGCTGGCGCGGCACGGGGCGAGCCTCGAAACTACGGAAGCGGATTACGATGCGGTTTCGGCGCTGAACCAGAAGGGCGCGTATTTTCTGGCTCAGGCGGTGGCGAAAGGGTTGGTGGCGGCCGGGCGATCCGGATCGCTTATCACTATTTCCAGCCAGATGGCGCATGTCTCGGGACCCGAACGTGCCGTCTATTCGGGTACGAAGCATGGCGTGGAAGGGTTCACCAAGGGGATGGCGATCGAGTGGGGCCGGTACGGGATCCGCGTCAACACGATTTGCCCGACCTTCATCCGCACGGCGCTGACCGAGAGCACGTTTCGAAACCCGGACTTGCTGGCGTGGCTGGAGGAAAAGATCAAACTGGGCCGGGTGGGCCGGGTCGAGGATATCATGGGGGCGGTGGTTTTCCTCGCCTCCGATGCGTCGGCGTTGGTCACCGGCACCTCGCTGTTGGTCGATGGCGGCTGGACTGCGGAGTAA
- a CDS encoding AraC family transcriptional regulator produces MMDKTEHSPFALMPVHALSLRLARTTIRMQHAPTWRINKLNPTHDLLICLTGSGHYEIGDDRVTLSPGESMLIPAYQRFRGRHGGGDAPYTGVAQHFTLDLFGRGDIIGQMQLRRKVTLRPWDVLAPLVHHYRNASSPSVTTPAQHHQFMVLLLAFLEEAFEGWRTDRTDTQSQDQLSLQIMLVASRLSADPLGEGAVEEAMSSVLYNPDYFRRAFRDRIGMTPQKYREFKRMEFAVHRLGMGLSVKEVAAELGYSDPYFFSRMFKRHIGASPSNYRERRTATPKFEYRE; encoded by the coding sequence ATGATGGATAAAACCGAACATTCCCCATTCGCCCTCATGCCGGTCCACGCGCTTTCCCTGCGTCTCGCCCGCACCACCATCCGCATGCAACACGCTCCCACGTGGCGGATCAACAAGCTCAACCCCACGCACGATCTCCTGATCTGCCTCACCGGCTCGGGCCACTATGAGATTGGCGATGATCGCGTCACCCTCAGCCCCGGCGAATCGATGCTGATCCCCGCATATCAACGATTTCGCGGCCGCCACGGCGGCGGCGATGCCCCCTACACCGGTGTTGCCCAGCATTTCACGCTCGATCTCTTCGGCCGCGGCGACATCATCGGCCAGATGCAGTTGCGGCGGAAGGTCACCCTGCGTCCATGGGATGTCCTTGCCCCTCTCGTCCACCATTATCGCAACGCCTCGTCACCATCGGTGACTACCCCCGCCCAGCATCACCAGTTCATGGTTCTGCTGCTCGCCTTCCTCGAGGAAGCGTTCGAAGGCTGGCGCACCGACCGCACCGACACCCAATCACAGGATCAGCTTTCGCTCCAGATCATGCTCGTCGCCTCCCGCCTGTCCGCCGATCCGCTTGGCGAAGGCGCGGTGGAGGAGGCGATGTCGTCGGTCCTCTACAACCCCGACTACTTCCGCCGCGCGTTCCGCGACAGGATCGGCATGACGCCGCAGAAATACCGGGAATTCAAACGTATGGAATTCGCCGTCCATCGCCTCGGCATGGGCCTGTCGGTCAAGGAAGTCGCAGCGGAACTTGGCTATTCCGACCCCTACTTCTTCTCCCGCATGTTCAAGCGCCACATAGGGGCCAGCCCCTCGAACTACCGCGAACGCCGCACCGCCACCCCGAAATTCGAGTACCGCGAATAG
- a CDS encoding alpha-galactosidase, with translation MKHSEHQSLSKGAVPVRIAYIGGGSLNWAPNLMADLAHDARLAAEVRLYDIDFDAAERNARMGARFAEVSEGVAARYRACTEIGEALDGADIVVISILPGRFEDMAEDIGIPARYGIPQAVGDTVGPGGFVRALRAIPMMLEIGEAIRAHAPDAYVCNLTNPMSVLTGALHAAYPGIRCWGECHEVTKLRKQVAWIANQRDGHAAWSHRDVEVNVLGINHFTFVDRIALAGQDMMPAYRAFASAHSNSGWRAQEPDPADEKARYFEDRSRVKFDLLRHYGIAAAAGDRHLVEFLPTQMYLADPAGWDFGLTPVEFRIRERAERQAKAEALADGRAQPVANRSDEALVDQIVALMGGAAHVSNVNLPNRGQLRGIAEGAIVETNALFSGLGVTPLVAGRMPQALEAVVADHANRQSALLRAVVDGDFAALFPLFHGDPLVAPLAEAAARAMFGEMVAATAAWLPDALVRGAA, from the coding sequence ATGAAACATTCCGAACATCAAAGCCTGTCGAAAGGCGCAGTTCCGGTACGGATCGCTTATATCGGCGGCGGCTCGCTGAACTGGGCTCCGAACCTGATGGCTGATCTCGCGCATGACGCGAGGCTGGCGGCGGAGGTGCGGCTGTACGATATCGATTTCGATGCAGCCGAGCGTAATGCGCGGATGGGGGCGCGGTTTGCCGAGGTTTCCGAGGGTGTCGCGGCACGATACCGGGCCTGTACGGAAATCGGTGAGGCGCTGGACGGCGCGGATATTGTTGTCATCTCCATCCTGCCGGGGCGGTTCGAGGACATGGCGGAGGATATCGGCATCCCGGCCCGCTACGGTATTCCACAGGCGGTGGGCGATACGGTGGGGCCGGGCGGGTTTGTGCGCGCGCTGCGGGCCATCCCGATGATGCTGGAGATCGGGGAGGCCATCCGGGCACATGCGCCCGACGCCTATGTCTGCAACCTGACCAACCCGATGAGCGTGCTGACCGGTGCGCTTCATGCGGCCTATCCCGGCATCCGCTGCTGGGGCGAGTGCCACGAGGTGACGAAGCTGCGCAAGCAGGTGGCGTGGATCGCCAACCAACGGGATGGCCACGCGGCATGGAGCCATCGCGATGTCGAGGTGAACGTGCTCGGCATCAACCATTTCACCTTCGTGGACAGGATCGCCCTGGCAGGGCAGGACATGATGCCGGCCTATCGCGCGTTCGCCTCTGCGCATTCCAACAGTGGCTGGCGCGCGCAGGAGCCGGATCCGGCGGACGAGAAGGCGCGTTATTTCGAAGATCGATCCCGCGTGAAATTCGACCTCTTGCGGCACTACGGTATCGCCGCGGCTGCCGGAGACCGGCACCTTGTTGAATTCCTGCCGACGCAGATGTACCTCGCCGATCCGGCGGGCTGGGATTTCGGACTGACGCCGGTGGAGTTCCGCATCCGTGAACGGGCGGAGCGGCAGGCGAAGGCCGAGGCGCTGGCCGATGGCCGCGCGCAGCCTGTCGCAAACCGATCCGACGAGGCGCTGGTCGATCAGATCGTGGCGCTGATGGGCGGTGCCGCCCATGTCTCCAACGTGAACCTGCCCAACAGGGGCCAGCTTCGCGGCATCGCCGAAGGGGCGATCGTGGAGACGAACGCCCTGTTCTCGGGCCTCGGGGTAACGCCGCTGGTGGCCGGGCGGATGCCGCAGGCGCTGGAAGCGGTGGTCGCCGACCATGCGAACCGGCAGTCGGCGCTCTTGCGGGCGGTGGTGGATGGCGACTTCGCAGCGCTGTTTCCGTTGTTCCACGGCGACCCGCTGGTGGCGCCGCTGGCTGAGGCGGCGGCGCGGGCGATGTTTGGCGAGATGGTCGCGGCGACTGCGGCATGGCTGCCAGATGCACTGGTGCGGGGGGCGGCCTGA